One window from the genome of Thermodesulfobacteriota bacterium encodes:
- a CDS encoding YraN family protein, protein MEKKALGAKGEEIALRFLKKRGYRILERNYVCKMGEIDLIAKEKDTLAFVEVKTRRSSRFGPPEEAVDRRKQEQLSRAALFYLKERGLEQEKARFDVVAVQWGPEGPQVELIRNAFELQYL, encoded by the coding sequence ATGGAAAAGAAGGCACTGGGGGCGAAGGGCGAGGAGATCGCCCTTCGTTTTTTAAAAAAGAGGGGGTACCGCATCCTCGAGAGGAATTACGTTTGCAAAATGGGAGAGATCGATCTCATCGCCAAGGAGAAGGACACCCTCGCCTTCGTCGAGGTCAAGACGAGACGGTCCAGCCGATTTGGCCCTCCAGAGGAGGCCGTCGACCGGAGAAAACAGGAGCAACTCTCCAGGGCAGCCCTTTTTTATCTGAAGGAGAGGGGGCTTGAACAGGAGAAGGCCCGCTTCGATGTGGTGGCCGTCCAATGGGGGCCCGAGGGCCCTCAGGTCGAGCTGATCCGCAATGCCTTCGAGTTACAATACCTTTAA
- a CDS encoding sulfide-dependent adenosine diphosphate thiazole synthase — MILEERIITQAIVDRYFQKLKENLSLDVAVVGGGPSGLVCSYYLARQGWKVALFERKLSIGGGMWGGGMMFNEIVVQEEGKRVLDEFGIRTLPYGKGYYTADSVEAVSTLCSKAVQSGVTLFNLISVEDLIIRQNRVEGLVINWTAVEMAQLHVDPLTIEAKRVVDATGHATEVVAILQKKNDVRLLTETGKIVGERSLWAEAAEKDTLANTREVFPGLYVCGMAANATFGSYRMGPIFGGMLLSGEKAASLIAESLRRT; from the coding sequence ATGATCCTTGAAGAGCGAATCATCACCCAGGCCATCGTCGACCGATATTTCCAGAAGCTCAAAGAGAATCTCTCCCTTGATGTCGCCGTCGTGGGAGGCGGGCCTTCGGGGCTGGTCTGTTCCTACTATTTGGCCAGGCAGGGGTGGAAGGTGGCCCTTTTCGAGAGGAAACTGTCCATCGGGGGCGGGATGTGGGGAGGAGGGATGATGTTCAATGAGATCGTCGTCCAGGAGGAGGGAAAGAGGGTGCTGGACGAATTCGGGATCCGAACGCTTCCCTATGGGAAGGGATATTACACCGCCGATTCTGTGGAGGCGGTCTCCACGCTCTGTTCGAAGGCCGTCCAATCGGGGGTGACCCTCTTCAATCTGATCAGCGTCGAAGATTTGATCATCCGGCAGAACCGCGTCGAGGGGCTGGTGATCAACTGGACTGCGGTCGAGATGGCCCAATTACACGTCGATCCGCTCACCATCGAGGCCAAGAGGGTGGTGGATGCGACAGGCCATGCGACGGAGGTGGTGGCCATCCTCCAGAAAAAGAACGATGTCCGATTGTTGACCGAGACCGGGAAGATCGTCGGGGAGAGGTCTTTATGGGCGGAGGCGGCTGAAAAGGATACCCTGGCCAACACCCGGGAGGTCTTCCCTGGCCTCTATGTCTGCGGGATGGCCGCCAACGCCACGTTCGGATCTTACCGCATGGGGCCCATTTTCGGAGGGATGCTCCTTTCGGGTGAAAAGGCGGCCTCCTTGATTGCGGAATCCCTTCGGAGGACGTGA
- a CDS encoding ABC transporter ATP-binding protein, translated as MPLLDIQNIHTYYGQIHALKGVSLTVHRGEIVTLIGANGAGKSTLLKTTSGLLKPAQGSILLNGENLLRYRPHEIVAKGVVQVPEGRRIFGRLTVKENLEMGAFTLSDPRAISANLDRVYHLFPRLREREKQLAGTLSGGEQQMLATGRALMTNPRVLLMDEPSMGLAPVLVDLIFQTIRQLHQEGTTILLVEQNARMALQVADRGYVLQTGTILLSDLAENLRHNDMVRKAYLGES; from the coding sequence ATCCCCCTGCTCGACATCCAAAACATCCACACCTACTACGGCCAAATCCACGCGCTCAAGGGGGTCTCTTTGACCGTCCATCGGGGAGAGATCGTGACGCTCATCGGAGCCAACGGCGCGGGAAAAAGCACCCTGCTCAAAACCACAAGCGGCCTGCTCAAGCCGGCCCAGGGATCCATCCTCTTAAACGGAGAGAACCTCCTCCGTTATCGCCCCCACGAGATCGTGGCCAAAGGGGTCGTCCAGGTCCCTGAGGGACGGCGGATCTTCGGTCGGCTGACCGTGAAGGAAAATCTCGAAATGGGCGCGTTTACCCTTTCCGATCCTCGGGCCATCTCCGCCAACCTGGACCGTGTCTACCACCTCTTTCCAAGGCTCCGTGAGCGGGAGAAGCAGCTGGCTGGAACGCTGAGCGGTGGCGAGCAGCAAATGCTGGCCACGGGTCGGGCCCTCATGACCAACCCCCGGGTATTGTTGATGGACGAGCCCTCCATGGGGTTGGCCCCTGTGTTGGTCGACCTGATCTTTCAAACCATCCGTCAGCTTCACCAAGAAGGAACGACCATTCTCCTGGTCGAGCAGAATGCCAGGATGGCGCTCCAAGTGGCCGACCGGGGCTATGTGCTTCAGACCGGGACGATTCTTTTAAGCGACCTGGCTGAGAATCTTCGCCACAACGATATGGTCCGAAAAGCCTACCTCGGAGAGTCCTAA
- a CDS encoding branched-chain amino acid ABC transporter permease: MLKRWWERITPTDLIMWLIGGAILWMILWGSTATLAEGTYTAHHWFDFIIFGLAQGSIYALIAMGYTMVYGILRMINFAHSEVFMCGPYTAYFVAAAFSSSGFLDRQPVFSLIVIFLVSMATSTFVAFLLERIAYRPLRTAPRLIPLITAIGASFFIQYTIRGLYGSGFQAYPVIKILEGQWTFGPFRILKFQAVVIVAAALLMVALYSFVQRTRLGKAIRAVSEDKEASALMGIDIDRMIVTTFVIGGMSAGAAGVLYAIMFKQVHFFMGFIPGIKAFTSAVLGGIGNIPGAMLGGIFLGLVESVGPSLFLDGLGIVAPYQLKDAIAFTMLVLVLIFRPTGILGERLAVKKA; this comes from the coding sequence ATGCTCAAACGCTGGTGGGAGAGAATCACCCCGACAGACCTCATCATGTGGTTGATCGGGGGGGCCATCCTGTGGATGATCCTTTGGGGCTCGACCGCGACCCTCGCCGAAGGAACCTACACCGCCCATCACTGGTTTGATTTCATCATCTTCGGTTTAGCCCAAGGGAGCATCTATGCCCTCATCGCCATGGGATATACGATGGTCTACGGGATCCTTCGAATGATCAACTTCGCCCACAGCGAAGTCTTCATGTGCGGACCCTACACCGCCTATTTTGTGGCCGCCGCCTTCTCCTCCTCCGGCTTCCTCGACCGACAACCCGTCTTCAGTCTGATCGTCATCTTTCTGGTCTCGATGGCCACCTCCACGTTCGTCGCCTTCCTCCTCGAACGGATTGCCTACCGCCCCCTTCGGACCGCCCCCCGGTTGATCCCGCTGATCACCGCCATCGGGGCCTCCTTTTTCATTCAATATACGATCCGGGGCCTGTACGGCTCCGGGTTCCAGGCCTACCCCGTCATTAAAATCCTCGAGGGACAATGGACCTTCGGACCGTTCCGGATTCTGAAGTTTCAGGCGGTCGTCATCGTGGCCGCCGCCCTTTTGATGGTAGCCCTCTACTCCTTCGTCCAGCGGACCCGTTTGGGGAAAGCGATTCGCGCCGTCTCCGAAGATAAAGAGGCCTCGGCCCTGATGGGCATCGACATCGACCGGATGATCGTCACCACCTTCGTCATCGGTGGGATGTCCGCGGGCGCAGCCGGTGTCCTCTATGCGATCATGTTCAAACAGGTCCACTTCTTCATGGGATTCATCCCCGGCATCAAGGCCTTCACCTCCGCCGTCTTGGGGGGCATCGGGAATATCCCGGGTGCGATGTTGGGCGGGATCTTCCTCGGCCTGGTGGAATCGGTGGGCCCGAGCCTCTTTCTCGACGGGTTGGGGATCGTGGCGCCTTACCAGCTGAAGGATGCCATCGCCTTCACCATGCTCGTCCTCGTCCTGATCTTCCGGCCCACGGGGATCCTGGGAGAGCGGCTTGCCGTGAAAAAGGCATAA
- a CDS encoding RNA methyltransferase, with protein sequence MASNLYIGLVHYPVYGKRREVIATAVTSFDIHDISRCARTFGLGGYFIITPLESQIELVQRILRHWDQGEGALYNPTRKESLSLVRVSRSIEEAEEEIYRCHRMRARTVATGAKPYPGAVPFEALKELLKQGEIPYLLLFGTGWGLTQEVKERCDLVLAPIEGKGYNHLSVRSAVAIILDRLLGDRPNPDRASPSGIGPRG encoded by the coding sequence ATGGCGTCAAACCTCTACATCGGGTTGGTCCATTACCCGGTCTACGGGAAGAGGCGAGAGGTGATCGCGACCGCCGTCACCTCCTTTGACATCCATGACATTTCTCGGTGCGCCCGGACCTTTGGACTGGGAGGGTATTTTATCATCACTCCCCTTGAAAGCCAGATCGAATTGGTCCAAAGGATCCTCCGTCACTGGGACCAGGGCGAGGGGGCGCTCTATAATCCGACCCGAAAGGAGTCGCTCTCCCTCGTCAGGGTCTCTCGGAGTATCGAGGAGGCAGAGGAGGAGATTTATCGATGTCATCGGATGAGGGCGAGGACGGTTGCGACGGGGGCAAAACCCTATCCGGGGGCCGTTCCATTTGAGGCCCTGAAAGAGCTCCTCAAGCAAGGGGAGATCCCCTATCTTCTCCTCTTCGGAACGGGGTGGGGGTTGACCCAGGAGGTGAAGGAGCGGTGCGACTTGGTATTGGCACCCATCGAAGGGAAAGGTTATAATCACCTCTCGGTTCGATCCGCGGTGGCCATCATCTTGGATCGACTCCTGGGCGATCGTCCCAACCCTGACAGGGCTTCGCCTTCTGGAATCGGACCCAGGGGATGA
- a CDS encoding bifunctional hydroxymethylpyrimidine kinase/phosphomethylpyrimidine kinase, producing the protein MKRILTIAGSDSGGGAGIQADLKAITLLGGYGMSVVTALTAQNTTGVQAIHPVPASFVKKQIDAVLSDIGADVIKTGMLANKEIVEVVAKKIGQYGVRTVVVDPVMISKSGAPLLRKDAQKALIQRLIPLATVLTPNLHEASALTNRRVRNLDEMRLAAIDLWAMGAKFVVVKGGHLKEKAVDLLYDGANFIEFEHPKVASRNTHGTGCTFASAIATFLARGESVPGAVSRAKDFITLAIRAGINLGKGTGPTNPTAYALNEMARYDVIQELKASMEVLREKKLGHLVPEVSSNLGYALPFAVKREDVAAFPGRIVRWRESMATFGSPEFGASRHVASIILTAMRFNPSCRSAMNLRYSKENVSRIEEKGFLVGHFDRRLEPKEVKEEEGSTLEWGVNEVIRSLNRIPDFIYDEGDIGKEPMIRVLGRSPAEVVEKVLKVFEEEAVEGGTGSALHPSQP; encoded by the coding sequence ATGAAACGAATTCTGACGATCGCAGGTTCTGACTCCGGAGGGGGGGCCGGGATTCAGGCCGACCTGAAGGCGATCACCCTCCTCGGGGGGTACGGGATGAGCGTGGTGACCGCCCTTACGGCCCAAAATACCACAGGGGTCCAGGCGATCCATCCCGTCCCGGCCTCCTTCGTTAAAAAACAGATCGATGCGGTGCTCTCCGATATCGGAGCCGATGTGATCAAAACAGGGATGCTCGCCAACAAAGAGATCGTGGAGGTCGTTGCCAAGAAGATCGGGCAGTATGGAGTCCGGACGGTGGTGGTCGATCCGGTGATGATCTCCAAAAGCGGGGCCCCTCTGCTCCGGAAGGATGCCCAGAAAGCCCTCATCCAACGGTTGATCCCTCTGGCCACGGTTCTCACCCCCAACCTCCACGAGGCCTCCGCCCTCACGAACCGCCGGGTCCGGAACCTGGACGAGATGAGGCTTGCGGCGATCGACTTGTGGGCGATGGGAGCCAAGTTTGTGGTGGTCAAGGGGGGCCACCTGAAGGAGAAGGCGGTTGATCTCCTCTACGACGGGGCCAATTTTATCGAATTCGAACATCCCAAGGTCGCCAGCCGTAATACCCACGGAACGGGATGTACCTTTGCCTCGGCCATCGCCACGTTTCTGGCCAGAGGGGAGAGCGTTCCCGGAGCGGTCAGCCGGGCCAAAGATTTCATCACCTTGGCGATCCGGGCCGGGATCAACCTCGGCAAGGGAACGGGGCCTACCAATCCGACCGCCTATGCCCTCAACGAGATGGCCAGGTACGATGTGATTCAGGAACTGAAGGCCTCGATGGAGGTTCTACGGGAGAAGAAATTGGGTCACCTGGTTCCGGAGGTCTCCTCCAACCTGGGCTATGCCCTACCCTTTGCGGTGAAACGAGAGGATGTGGCCGCCTTTCCGGGGAGGATCGTCAGGTGGAGGGAGTCGATGGCCACCTTCGGGAGCCCCGAGTTCGGGGCGTCCCGACATGTGGCCAGCATCATTCTGACCGCCATGAGATTCAATCCCTCCTGTCGGTCGGCCATGAATCTCCGCTACTCGAAGGAGAACGTTTCTCGGATTGAGGAGAAGGGGTTCCTCGTTGGCCATTTCGATCGAAGGCTCGAGCCCAAGGAGGTCAAAGAGGAGGAAGGATCCACCCTGGAATGGGGGGTGAACGAGGTGATTCGAAGTCTGAATCGGATTCCGGACTTCATCTACGACGAAGGGGATATCGGTAAAGAGCCCATGATCCGCGTTCTCGGCCGGAGCCCGGCCGAGGTCGTCGAGAAGGTCTTGAAGGTCTTCGAAGAGGAGGCCGTGGAGGGTGGAACCGGGTCGGCTCTCCATCCTTCGCAGCCCTAA
- a CDS encoding ABC transporter ATP-binding protein has protein sequence MKIFGLLLLIFVLLILPRVLGLFLSEVFTIVGLYVLLGLGLNIVVGYAGLLDLGYVAFFAIGSYTVAVLTSPELGFFNLNFWQALPFAILLGIISGVLLGIPVLKMRGDYLAITTLGFGEIIRILVLSDFLRPWLGGAQGIGKIPKARIGGFEFSGPEQIYYLILAGCLLVAFVSLRLRDSRLGRAWMAMREDEDVAQAMGINLVATKLLAFATGAGFSAISGAIFATKLGSVYPHSFNVMISINILCVIIVGGMGSIPGVIVGAAALVGLPELLREFAEYRLLVYGAALVAMMLLRPEGLWPEAVHRREFHEEATGKEEAP, from the coding sequence CTGAAGATCTTTGGCCTCCTCCTTCTGATCTTCGTCCTCCTCATCCTTCCACGGGTCCTCGGCCTCTTCCTGAGCGAGGTCTTTACCATCGTCGGCCTCTACGTCCTCCTCGGCCTCGGCCTCAATATCGTGGTGGGCTATGCCGGCCTCCTCGATCTCGGCTATGTCGCCTTCTTCGCCATCGGCTCCTACACGGTGGCTGTCCTGACCTCTCCTGAACTGGGATTCTTCAACCTCAACTTCTGGCAGGCCCTCCCCTTCGCCATTCTTCTCGGGATCATCTCCGGCGTCTTGCTGGGCATCCCCGTCCTAAAGATGCGTGGAGATTACCTCGCCATCACCACCCTCGGGTTCGGCGAGATCATCCGCATCCTCGTCCTTTCCGACTTTCTCAGGCCATGGCTGGGCGGGGCCCAGGGCATCGGGAAGATCCCGAAGGCGAGGATCGGAGGTTTCGAATTCTCCGGCCCGGAACAGATCTACTACCTCATCCTGGCCGGATGTCTCCTCGTCGCCTTCGTCTCCCTAAGACTGAGGGATTCCAGACTCGGCCGCGCCTGGATGGCGATGCGGGAGGACGAGGACGTGGCCCAAGCCATGGGGATTAACCTGGTGGCCACCAAGCTTCTGGCGTTTGCCACGGGCGCGGGCTTTTCGGCGATCAGCGGGGCCATCTTCGCAACCAAATTGGGTTCGGTCTATCCCCACAGTTTCAACGTGATGATCTCCATCAACATCCTCTGCGTGATCATCGTGGGCGGCATGGGATCGATCCCGGGCGTGATCGTGGGGGCAGCGGCCCTGGTCGGCCTGCCCGAGCTGTTGCGAGAATTTGCCGAATATCGGCTCCTGGTCTACGGGGCGGCCCTGGTGGCGATGATGCTCCTCAGACCCGAAGGACTTTGGCCGGAGGCGGTCCACCGCCGGGAGTTTCATGAGGAAGCGACAGGCAAGGAGGAGGCTCCCTGA
- the rplS gene encoding 50S ribosomal protein L19: protein MNTIELIEREQLRTDLMPFKVGDTVRVHVKIVEGDKERIQPFEGVVIRKKAGGVRASFTVRKVSYGIGVERIFPLHSPRIDRIDVINRGKVRRAKLFYLRKLKGKAARIRGEKKQEG from the coding sequence ATGAACACGATCGAGCTTATCGAAAGGGAACAGTTGAGGACGGACCTGATGCCCTTCAAGGTGGGCGACACGGTCAGGGTCCACGTGAAGATTGTCGAGGGAGACAAAGAGAGGATCCAGCCTTTTGAGGGTGTGGTCATTCGGAAAAAGGCCGGTGGGGTTCGGGCCAGCTTCACCGTACGAAAAGTCTCCTACGGCATCGGGGTCGAGAGGATCTTCCCCCTCCACTCCCCGAGAATCGACCGGATCGATGTGATCAACAGGGGCAAGGTGAGGCGGGCCAAGCTCTTTTATCTCAGAAAGCTGAAGGGCAAGGCCGCCAGGATACGGGGAGAAAAGAAGCAGGAGGGTTGA
- a CDS encoding ABC transporter ATP-binding protein encodes MTLLSTRNLTKRFGGLVAVANLDLDVREKSIHSIIGPNGAGKTTFFNCVTGFHKPEEGEILFENRSLVGLLPDRIVRLGISRTYQNIRLFPNLTALENVLVGLHSHLRANFFSIVLGTPGTRQEEKEAAEEARRLLRFVNLTGKGDFLAKNLPYGDQRRLEIARALACRPKLLLLDEPTAGMNPRETQDMMDFIKHLRDALGITILLIEHQMRVVMGISEVVTVLDYGEKIAEGPPSEIQRNPKVIEAYLGRGVQESGPAQN; translated from the coding sequence ATGACCCTGCTTTCGACCCGTAATCTGACGAAAAGGTTTGGGGGGCTCGTGGCGGTGGCCAACCTCGACCTCGACGTGCGGGAGAAAAGCATCCACAGCATCATCGGTCCAAACGGGGCTGGGAAGACGACCTTCTTCAACTGCGTCACGGGTTTCCATAAACCTGAAGAGGGAGAGATCCTCTTCGAGAACCGCTCCCTAGTGGGCCTCCTTCCGGATCGGATCGTCCGTCTCGGGATCTCCAGGACCTACCAGAATATCCGTCTCTTTCCCAACCTGACCGCTTTGGAAAACGTCCTGGTCGGTCTCCATAGCCATCTCAGGGCCAATTTCTTCAGCATCGTCCTCGGCACGCCCGGGACCCGGCAGGAAGAGAAGGAGGCCGCCGAGGAGGCCAGGCGGCTCCTCCGGTTCGTCAACCTGACTGGAAAAGGCGATTTCTTGGCCAAGAATCTTCCCTATGGGGATCAGCGCCGCCTTGAAATCGCTCGGGCCCTGGCCTGCCGTCCGAAATTGCTCCTCCTCGACGAGCCCACCGCTGGGATGAATCCGAGGGAGACACAGGACATGATGGATTTCATCAAACATCTCCGAGATGCCCTGGGCATTACGATCCTCCTCATCGAACACCAGATGAGGGTGGTGATGGGCATCTCCGAGGTCGTAACGGTCCTGGACTACGGAGAGAAGATCGCCGAAGGACCTCCCTCGGAGATTCAACGAAATCCGAAAGTCATCGAAGCCTATTTAGGCAGAGGGGTCCAAGAATCGGGACCGGCCCAGAATTGA
- the thiC gene encoding phosphomethylpyrimidine synthase ThiC produces the protein MTQRIEALKGRITKEMRWVAEEEGVSPEWLREKVAAGRIVIPMNRNRQGVRPVGIGEGLRIKVNTNIGTSSDHVDLDVELEKLRVSIEAGTDTVMDLSTGGDIDAIRREILRHTPIPLGTVPIYEAAIEAARRRGSLAKMEVEDLFEVIERQAEEGVDFMTLHCGVTRNALERLKQARRLLGVVSRGGAFLVEWMIYNDRENPLYEHFDRVLEIAKKHDVTLSLGDGLRPGCLVDATDRPQVLETILLGELTERAWAEGVQVMIEGPGHVPLDQIEANILLEKRLCKGAPFYVLGPLVTDIAPGYDHIACAIGGAIAGKAGADFLCYVTPSEHLKLPTPQDVREGVIATRIAGHAADIARGLRRAIERDIEMAKARRDFDWERQIELAIDPEKARRYHEEGKSRTEDVCTMCGEFCAIKRVKEFFDGEAKCF, from the coding sequence ATGACGCAGAGGATTGAAGCCCTCAAGGGCAGGATCACCAAAGAGATGCGGTGGGTAGCGGAGGAAGAAGGGGTCTCCCCGGAGTGGCTGAGGGAGAAGGTCGCCGCTGGCCGGATCGTGATCCCGATGAACCGAAATCGCCAAGGGGTCAGGCCCGTGGGCATCGGAGAGGGGCTCCGGATCAAGGTGAATACGAACATCGGCACCTCCTCCGATCACGTCGATCTGGATGTGGAGTTGGAGAAGTTGCGGGTTTCGATCGAGGCGGGCACTGACACGGTCATGGATTTAAGCACCGGGGGAGACATCGATGCCATCCGAAGAGAGATCCTCCGGCACACCCCCATTCCGTTGGGAACGGTTCCCATCTACGAGGCGGCCATCGAGGCGGCCAGAAGGCGGGGGTCTCTGGCCAAGATGGAGGTGGAGGATCTTTTCGAGGTGATCGAGCGTCAGGCCGAAGAAGGGGTCGACTTCATGACGCTTCACTGCGGGGTGACCCGGAACGCCCTGGAGCGGTTGAAACAGGCCCGCCGGCTCTTAGGGGTGGTCAGCCGAGGGGGGGCCTTCCTGGTGGAGTGGATGATCTACAACGACCGCGAGAATCCCCTCTATGAGCATTTCGATCGGGTCCTTGAGATCGCCAAAAAACATGATGTCACCCTGAGTCTGGGCGACGGGTTGAGGCCGGGCTGTCTGGTGGACGCCACGGATCGTCCACAGGTCTTGGAGACGATCCTTCTCGGAGAGCTGACCGAGAGGGCCTGGGCGGAGGGAGTGCAGGTCATGATCGAAGGTCCGGGACATGTCCCCCTTGACCAGATCGAAGCCAACATCCTCCTGGAAAAGAGACTGTGCAAGGGCGCTCCCTTTTATGTGCTCGGTCCCCTGGTGACCGACATCGCCCCTGGCTACGATCACATCGCATGCGCCATCGGCGGCGCCATCGCGGGCAAGGCAGGGGCGGACTTCCTCTGTTATGTCACGCCCTCCGAACATCTCAAACTTCCCACGCCCCAGGATGTCAGGGAAGGGGTCATCGCCACGCGGATCGCAGGCCATGCCGCGGATATCGCCCGGGGCCTTCGAAGGGCGATCGAGCGGGACATCGAGATGGCCAAAGCCCGAAGGGACTTCGACTGGGAGAGGCAGATCGAACTTGCCATCGATCCGGAGAAGGCGAGGCGTTACCACGAAGAGGGGAAGTCCCGAACCGAAGATGTCTGCACAATGTGCGGAGAGTTTTGCGCCATCAAGCGGGTGAAGGAGTTCTTCGATGGCGAGGCCAAGTGCTTTTAA
- a CDS encoding ribonuclease HII encodes MLFPDLSRQPTDYFEKLYHGRGYRRIAGIDEAGRGPLAGPVVAAAVVLPEEGLDLKLFDSKQIPSKKRDELYQHILERALGIGIGIVSPHEIDRLNILQATLKAMVQAVETLPFEPDLLLIDGRHRLPLSMPQQPLCKGDRTCNSIAAASIVAKVTRDGLMMEGHRRYPQYNFAKHKGYGTAEHRKAIERYGVCELHRKTFRGVKEYLREA; translated from the coding sequence ATGCTCTTCCCTGACCTTTCGAGGCAACCCACGGATTATTTCGAAAAGCTCTATCACGGTCGGGGATACCGCCGGATCGCAGGGATCGATGAGGCGGGCCGGGGCCCTCTGGCCGGTCCCGTCGTGGCCGCCGCGGTCGTCCTTCCAGAGGAGGGTCTCGATTTGAAACTCTTCGATTCGAAACAGATCCCCTCCAAAAAGAGGGATGAACTCTACCAGCACATCCTCGAGAGGGCCTTGGGAATCGGCATCGGGATTGTATCCCCTCACGAGATCGACCGGTTGAATATCCTCCAGGCGACGCTCAAGGCCATGGTCCAGGCGGTCGAGACGCTGCCCTTCGAACCCGACCTCCTCCTGATCGATGGCCGACACAGGCTCCCCCTCTCCATGCCGCAGCAGCCCCTCTGTAAAGGAGACAGGACGTGCAACTCCATTGCCGCCGCCTCCATCGTGGCCAAGGTGACCCGGGATGGTCTCATGATGGAAGGACATCGTAGGTACCCCCAGTATAATTTTGCCAAACACAAAGGCTACGGGACCGCCGAACACCGGAAGGCGATCGAACGATACGGGGTCTGTGAGCTTCACCGGAAAACCTTTCGGGGGGTCAAGGAATATCTGCGAGAGGCATAA
- the trmD gene encoding tRNA (guanosine(37)-N1)-methyltransferase TrmD — MRFDLLTLFPEMFTSVFQVSILGKAIERGRIQVRTINLRDFAQDKHRTVDDTPYGGGQGMVMKVEPIARAIEQVKAEDPSTWVIYLTPEGKVLTQEKVRELASRSHLLLLCGRYEGVDERVRALFIDEEISIGDYVLTGGELAAMVLIDAVARLIPGVLGSARSAEEDSFSHSLLEYPQYTRPPDFRGHRVPEVLLSGDHQAIALWRRREALRRTWRRRPDLLGKATLSEADRKLLEEIKLEEGGQR; from the coding sequence ATGAGGTTTGACCTCCTCACCCTCTTCCCGGAGATGTTCACCTCGGTCTTCCAGGTCTCCATCTTGGGCAAGGCGATCGAAAGGGGAAGGATCCAGGTTCGAACGATCAACCTCCGGGATTTTGCCCAGGACAAACATCGCACGGTCGATGACACCCCCTACGGGGGAGGCCAAGGGATGGTGATGAAGGTCGAACCCATCGCCCGAGCGATCGAACAGGTCAAGGCCGAGGACCCTTCCACATGGGTGATCTACCTCACCCCTGAAGGAAAGGTGCTGACTCAGGAAAAGGTGAGGGAGCTGGCCTCCCGGAGCCACCTCCTTCTGCTCTGCGGGAGATACGAAGGAGTGGATGAGCGGGTCAGAGCGTTGTTCATCGATGAGGAGATCTCCATCGGAGATTATGTCCTTACCGGGGGAGAATTGGCTGCGATGGTGCTGATCGATGCCGTGGCCCGTCTGATACCCGGCGTTCTGGGATCAGCCCGTTCCGCCGAAGAGGACTCCTTCTCCCATTCTCTGTTGGAGTATCCCCAATATACCCGACCCCCGGACTTTAGGGGGCATCGAGTGCCCGAAGTCCTTCTTTCGGGGGATCACCAAGCGATCGCCCTCTGGCGAAGAAGGGAGGCCCTGAGGAGGACTTGGAGGCGGAGGCCGGACCTCCTGGGGAAGGCCACCCTGTCCGAGGCCGACCGGAAATTATTGGAGGAGATCAAGCTCGAAGAAGGAGGTCAACGGTAG